AGCAATCAGTATCGTGGAGGCTTTAAAGTGGGGTTGATGTGTAAGGATCTGGGGCTTGCTCAGCAAGCCGCCGACAATAGCAAAAGCTACACACCGCTCGGCTCACTAGCCAGAAATCTATTTGGCTTACACAGTCTGAAGGGCAATGAAGAACTGGATTTCTCCAGTATCCAAACAATTTTCAGGAAGGAGGCCGACCAATAGCTAGATTGTTCACCCTCTTTCCCGATCTAACTCATCTATCGATCCTGGCCTGTAGCGGCTATTTGCACTTCGCGGATATTCACATTCTGGGGCTGGCTGTACATAAACAACGCCGTACGAGCGATGTCCTCTGCATTAATGGCGCCACCTATGGAGGCCTTCCACTCTTCGTAAGCTTTGATAATCTCTTCAGAAGTGGTATGACTCAGTAGCTCTGTCTCCACAGCTCCTGGGCATAGGGCCATAATACGTACTCCGCTTGCGGCAACCTCTTCACGCACGGTTTCGCTAATCGCCGACACTGCGTACTTGGTTCCGCAATAGGCAGCATGATTGATAAATGTCTTCACGCCGGCAATCGAGCTGATGTTGAGGATAGTACCGCGACCACGAGACTTCATATCGGCCAAAACAGCCTGCATGGAGTTCATCAAGGCGAGCACGTTGACATCAAACATCTCCCGCCACTCTTCAGCACTCTGGGTCTCTATGTTCCCCAACAACATCTTACCGGCATTGTTCACCAAACAATCTACAGGCCCATAAAGAGTCTCAGCCTCCTGAATTGCTGCAGATAACGCAGCAGGATCGGTGACATCGACCTGTCTGCAGAGGGTGTTCGGTAAATTCATCGCTTCTAATTTTTCCAAACGACGCGCCAATAGCAACAACGGATGCCCGGCATCCGACATATGCTGAGCTATTGATGCTCCAATTCCAGAGCTGGCACCTGTTATTACAATCAATGGCTTAGACATACTGACTCTCTCTTCTGCAATCAATGATTAAAGACTACGGGATAACCCTTTTGTATCGGCAGTATAGAATTTAGAATTAGGTCTATTAACTCAACTAATGTGAAATCATTGTTTGGAATTAATGAACAATATCTCTTGGCGAGCCATACGCGCCTTTATTACTGTGGCTGAGCGGGGCAGTTTTACTGCTGCTGCGGATCATACAGGTTTCTCCAAAGCTACACTCAGCCAACAAGTCTCCGAATTAGAGTCCACCCTGGGTGTTCAACTGTTACACCGTACCACCCGTAAGCTGCGGCTTACTGAGGTCGGTGAAGGCTATTACCAGCGATGCAAGCAGGCAATACAGCAACTAGATAGTGCCGCAGAGTGGGCAACACATGCCAAAGAGGAAATAAAGGGGAAAATTCGTATCAATGCGGTGGGTGGGATTATCGGCGAGGAGATCATTGCCCCCCTAGTCATTAAGTTCCAGAAAACTTATCCCGAAATACAAATACAGCTGGATTTTTCCAGTGTGCGTGTCGATCTCATTGAGGATCGTTACGATTTAGTAATACGTATGGGGCAGCTGCCAGATTCCACCCTCGTAGTACGCAAACTGCACAGTATCAAAACCCGCTATGTTGCGAGTCCGGATTTTATCAAAATGCGTGGCCCAATTCTAAAGCCCATGGACCTCTCGAAAGTACCCCTAATTTACGGCAGTGTTGACCAGTGGGTGCTAACGCGTGGTAAGACCAGGCATAAGATTGAGGTGGAACAGGGTATCAAACTGATCAGCGGCCGGGCGATGCACCTTGCAGCACTGGCAGGACTTGGTGTAACTCGCCTGGCAGACATCTACGTCCAAGCAGATATCGAAAAAGGTAAATTACAGGAAATTTTGCCTGGATGGTCAGAGTCCACCCAGCTCTCTATGGTTTGCCCCCCGCTGCGCCATCAATTAGTTCGCGTACGTAGCCTGATGCAATGGCTAAAAAACCACTTCTCCAAAGAGTATGGACAGCTACTGAAAAGGGAACCAGCAGAAGACTAATAAACAATAAAAGATATGAACCTATATACAGTAATGCTTACAAACACTAAGCAATTTCATCCGTCCTTTCCTGCTCTTTTTTCAAAATGTCTGCGGGGCTTTCAGCGCTGCTACTATACTCAGGTTCTACCACTTCTTGCCTTTCAGTATTAATGAACGGGTAAATACAAAAGACCAGTGCCAGGAGTACCCAAAAAGCCGTTGCCTGTGCCATAGGCACAGTTAAATAAAGCCAAAATACCTTTTCACCTTTTAGCGCTGCATTAATATAGACCGCTGAGCCACCAAACCCTACCAATACGGGGCTTATATAGGGAATAAAGTTGATCCAGTACCCCTTTAAATCCTTGGCCATACGCTCACACCAGCGAACCATAAAAGGCAAAGGAAAATTAGCAAGAATGATTCCCAGTAAAACTTCAAGAAGCCCAACATTCCAGCCCAAGAGGAAGGCCAGATAAGCAAAGACCAGTATATTCAGGGTAATGCAGAACCATAAAACACCACGAAAATAAGCCACGCTATAAATCCCTTTTAAGAAACCTTCTGATTATTGATCATATCACCATTAGCTCCCAGTATCCTTGAGAGAGCAAAAACCATAGAGTTAATCTTATATATTGAATAAAAATATTATTAGACTATCTAAAACGACCCAGGTAAAGATCCTTGCAGCTGTTCAATAGCATCCAGCTCTTCTTCTGTTAAGGCTTTATAACCCCGCAAATAGGGCCAACCATAGCCCCAACGGAATGAGGTTGGCAAGAATAGCGTCTCGTCAACTCTAACCCCTACCAGCATCAACAACGCAACTTCCCTCTCCCCAGTTTTGGCAACACAAACTTCTAGGTCACGATCAGCCTCTTGCCGCTGCGAATTGCTTCCCCCCTTCCAATAGGCATGATCATGGGCATAGCAGCAATCAAGCCATAATTCACTCTGTTCAAGAGTGCCATCAGGAAAGATACTGCAACCATCGGAATGAAACTCCTGTATCTCCACAGCGGACAAGGGAATCACTTTTTACTGACTGCATTGGGTAAAACTAAATCTACTGGCTTTCTAGAATTTACATAATCACGGAATTCAGGAGCTACATATTCAGATCGCAACTCCCATATCCTCTTAAAGGGAATCATCGATAAATATGCAGTATATTGACGAGTCATTGAGTCCCAGATAGTAAAATCCAGCCTGTTTGCCTTATATTGAAAATAGGCCTCCTCCCAAATTTTAAAAAAACGATATACAAAACCAATGATTCTCAAAGTGTCAGCACTAGATAACGAATCAAAATCCTTCATCGCCTTCGCAAAAACATCTGCCATCGGACCTTCACAAATTGCCGCCACAGCTTCTCGATGAGCAATAGATATCTCATGCATAGAAGCAATTTTGGATTCTTTATTCTGAACTCTTATTAAAGCAGCAAGATAGACTAAGGACGCGACAACTGCGAAGGCTCCAACAAGCTCGCCCACAGCACTTAATGTATCCCACACCATAATCCGACTCTACCCCATCGAATAAGACGGTAATTTAAATAACTTTAGAATCAACTCTTAGCTTTTACAGGTATACCAACAGATAACGCTCTACGACCAAAAGTATATAATCGCCTAACTTAGAACGTTTATTTCCTCTTTATAGGCGTCTGGAAGACTGGCGACCTTTAAGAAAACAAGAAGATGGTTAACGCATCCAAAACTCTAATATTGTTGTCATCTAACAGGTCTCACCAATCAGAAACAATTACTTATACGCCTGAGCACCCTATATACAACCAGCCAACGACATAACCTTTAAATAAAAGCAAAAATAGTCCCTCTGCCATTAAATTTCAGAGAGTTCAAATTAGTAAGTAAAAGTATCCACCAAGGATAAAGTGAGAAGGAAGAGGTGAAATATATCATCCTAAAAAAATCGCGGCATATTTGTTAAACATATTTCTATGCCGACAGAAAAAACAAGAGAGGAGAATGAAAGATGAGTTGTGAGCGAAATGACAAAGGCATCTCGCTCAGTTGCAGCTACCTAGCCGAGAATTTTCTTCACGTGTCTTCTAATTTTTCTGTGTACATTTCTATCATCAGCGATAGAACTCAGGAATTCCTTGTACTCACTTTTATTAACCGTACCTAGAGCTTTGCAGTACCAGGCAAGTGTATCGATATGTAGTTTGTCTACAGGCTGCCTAACATCCTTTTCTACTGCCTTATAAAACCACTCCTGAATTACGGTTTCAGCAGCTCC
The DNA window shown above is from Microbulbifer variabilis and carries:
- a CDS encoding LysR family transcriptional regulator, with the translated sequence MNNISWRAIRAFITVAERGSFTAAADHTGFSKATLSQQVSELESTLGVQLLHRTTRKLRLTEVGEGYYQRCKQAIQQLDSAAEWATHAKEEIKGKIRINAVGGIIGEEIIAPLVIKFQKTYPEIQIQLDFSSVRVDLIEDRYDLVIRMGQLPDSTLVVRKLHSIKTRYVASPDFIKMRGPILKPMDLSKVPLIYGSVDQWVLTRGKTRHKIEVEQGIKLISGRAMHLAALAGLGVTRLADIYVQADIEKGKLQEILPGWSESTQLSMVCPPLRHQLVRVRSLMQWLKNHFSKEYGQLLKREPAED
- a CDS encoding FAD-binding oxidoreductase, which produces MIPLSAVEIQEFHSDGCSIFPDGTLEQSELWLDCCYAHDHAYWKGGSNSQRQEADRDLEVCVAKTGEREVALLMLVGVRVDETLFLPTSFRWGYGWPYLRGYKALTEEELDAIEQLQGSLPGSF
- a CDS encoding SDR family oxidoreductase, whose product is MSKPLIVITGASSGIGASIAQHMSDAGHPLLLLARRLEKLEAMNLPNTLCRQVDVTDPAALSAAIQEAETLYGPVDCLVNNAGKMLLGNIETQSAEEWREMFDVNVLALMNSMQAVLADMKSRGRGTILNISSIAGVKTFINHAAYCGTKYAVSAISETVREEVAASGVRIMALCPGAVETELLSHTTSEEIIKAYEEWKASIGGAINAEDIARTALFMYSQPQNVNIREVQIAATGQDR